A window of Plantibacter sp. PA-3-X8 genomic DNA:
ACTCGCTCGTGACGGGTGCCGATCTCCCATGATCAGCTTCGGCCGATCACAGAGGAGACGCTCTCCGCGCCTGACCAGAAGGCTGGACACTCCGGCCGGTGTACTCGTGCTCCCGCATACAGTCGAGGAATGTTCGTTCGCTTCCAGAGTGCCGTTCCGAATCGAAACGGCCGGTTCCCCGGTGTGTTCGCGATGGCGAACGGGCTGCACGACACCGGGCGGCTGTCGGGGGAGGACGCAGCATGGTGGCGCCAGAGCAACGACCGGCTGAACGCCGCATACGCGAACCCGTCCGTTGCCTCACCGGGTAGTTTCGAACACCCTGGCGCACGATCGTGGTTCAAGGAGACGGCGATCGATCTCCTCACGCTCACTGGCGGCTATCTCGCACTCCTCGATCGATACGACATCCCCTGGGTCGAGCTCCGAACGATGATGCCGGGCCGCCTCACCTATGAGGACGACGTGCAGATCGTCGCCGTTCCGTTCCGGTACCCCGACGACTGGCCTCTGTGACGCCCATCGCCTTGCGTCGAGTGTCGGGTCAGGGAGATGGGTGCCTCGCGACAACCTCTCGGATGAACGACTCTTTGCCGCGGTTGTAGTCCGCGCGTTCTGAAACGGTCGTCGCCAATCCTCGTTTGATGCGCTCGTACTCGCGTGCCAGACCAGGATTCCCTCTCGAAGAGCGTCTCGGAAGGCGAGGTGTTCCGCGGCCCAGACCGAGCCCATTCCGCAGACGTGGATGTGCACATTCCGCGGGCGTCCCGCGGGCGGTCGCAGGAAGCGGAAATTCGCACCGCGAGCGCGGAGAACCATCCCCAGTTCTTCCAGGGCGGGTAGGTAGGCGGGTTCATCTTCGATGTCCGGCACTTGGATCTGCATGTCGATGACCGGTTTGGCGGCAAGTCCGGGCACCGCGGTCGAACCGACGTGATCGACGTGGGCGGGGAGGGGGTGGAGCGAGTCCTTGAGCAGGTCTTCCCAGTGCCTGCCCATGTCGGCCCAATCGTCGGATGCGTCGTGGATCTCGACCGCTTCCTCGATGGGCTGGTCGAACCACTCAACGTCGACGTCGTCCATCTTTCAAGTCTGCCGAGGGGCAAAAGCCGACCGGACCTGACACGCGATCCCGTAACGAACACGAAACGGATTCGATACTGCATTGAAACCGGTCGTCACGACAATTGGATGACCTATTGAAAATGCGGTCGTCCGTTTCGGATCCCGCGCGAACCCTGGAGGTCCGAATGGACACGGCTGCAATCGCGGGCAACACGGCATGGCTCCTGACGGCGGTGGTGGCCGTGGCGCTCATGCTGCCCGGCCTGGCGATGTTCTACGGCGGGATGGTCAGCCGTCGCGTCACCATGAACATGATGATGATGATCTTCGCGTCGTTCTGTCTCGTCGGGATCCTCTGGGTGGCCTTCGGCTACTCGATGGTGTTCGGGGACAGCCTCGGCGGCCTCGGACTCGTCGGCGACCCGACCGAGTACCCGGGTCTCGGCCAACTGCTCGTCGCGCCGGAGGGGAGTGCACTGCCGCCGCTCGCGCTCGCCGCACTCCACCTGATGTTCGCCGGTCTCACGATCGGGATCGTCGCCGGAGCGGCCGCCGGTCGGATGAAGTTCAGCGCGTGGATGGTCTTCGCCGGCGTCTGGTCGACGCTCGTCTACTTCCCGGTCGCGCACTGGGTCTTCGCCTTCGACTCCGCTGACGGCAGCGTGCAGGGCGGGTGGCTCGCCAACACCATCGGCTCGATCGACTACGCCGGCAGTACCGCGATCCACGTCAACTCCGGGGTCGCCGCCCTCGCACTCGCCATCGTCCTCGGCAAGCGCAACGGCTTCCCGTCGCAGCCCAAGGCGCACAGCCTCCCGCTCACCCTGCTCGGCGCCGGACTCCTCTTCGTCGGGTGGATCGGCTTCGACGGCAGCGCCCTCGGTGCGGCCGACAACAACGCCGCCGTCGCGGTCTTCAACACCGTCGCCGCCACCTGCGCCGGCGTCATCGTCTGGCTCGTCGTCGAGAAGCTGCGCGACGGTCACCCGACCACGCTGGGCGCCTGCTCGGGTGCGATCGCCGCACTCGTCGCCATCACGCCCTCCTGCGGCGCGGTCACCCCGCTCGGCTCGCTCGCGATCGGCGCCGCCGCCGCGGTCGTCTGCTACTTCGCCGTCAGCCTCAAGGTCCGCTTCGGCTTCGACGACGCCCTCGACGTCACCGCCCTCCACTTCGTCGGCGGCGTCGTCGGGGGTCTCCTCATCGGTGTCCTCGCGGTGCCGCTCGCGCCCAGCGGCGGCGAGGGACTCCTCGCGGGCGGCGGCTTCCTCCTCCTCGGCAAGCAGGCGCTCGCGATCGTGGCCGTCTTCGCCTACACCTTCACCATCACCTGGGTGCTCGCCAAGGTCCTCGACAAGACGATGGGCATCCGAGTGTCGGCCGAGACCGAGGCGCAGGGGCTCGACGTCGCCCTCCACGCGGAGAACGCGTACGAGATCAGCACGCACGAGGCGCTCGCCCCGCGCGGGCACGCCGAGCCGAAGGTCCCGGCCGTCGTCGAGTAGTCCCGGACGGCCCCCGCGGTCGACCGTCCCCTGCCGAGGACACCACCGCGGTAGGGGGTGGTCGATACCCCAGGGTGATGCCCGGCGTCCGTCCGCTTCGTAGCGTCGGAGCATGGACGTCATCAACGAACTCATCCTCGGCGCCGTGACCTCACCATGGCTCTACCTGGTGATGTTCGCAGCGGCCGTGATCGACGGCTTCTTCCCGCCGATCCCCAGCGAGACGGTGCTCGTCGCCGCCGCGGCGGTCGCCGTCTCGACCGGTGGGTCGAACCTCCTGCTGCTCTGCGCCGTCGCGGCGGTGGGAGCGGCGATCGGTGACAACCTCGCCTACCTCATCGGCCGTGGCGTCGGCACGACCCGCTTCGCCTGGATGCGGCGTCCGCGCATCGCCGCGGCCTTCGACCGGGCCGGGCGGACCCTCGGCCGGCGGGGCGCGCCGCTCATCCTGGGTGCGCGCTACATCCCCGTCGGACGGGTCGCCGTCAACATGTCGGCGGGTGCCCTCCGGTACCCGTGGCGTCGTTTCCTGCCTCTGAGCATCATCGGTGGCGTGACCTGGGCCGCCTACAGCGCGCTCATCGGCGTCGTGGCCGGGAAGCTCTTCGAGGACCAGCCGTTCCTCAGCTCCGTCATCGG
This region includes:
- a CDS encoding GrpB family protein; translated protein: MDDVDVEWFDQPIEEAVEIHDASDDWADMGRHWEDLLKDSLHPLPAHVDHVGSTAVPGLAAKPVIDMQIQVPDIEDEPAYLPALEELGMVLRARGANFRFLRPPAGRPRNVHIHVCGMGSVWAAEHLAFRDALREGILVWHASTSASNEDWRRPFQNARTTTAAKSRSSERLSRGTHLPDPTLDARRWASQRPVVGVPERNGDDLHVVLIGEAARHHRSELDPGDVVSIEECEIAASEREEIDRRLLEPRSCARVFETTR
- a CDS encoding ammonium transporter, with the translated sequence MDTAAIAGNTAWLLTAVVAVALMLPGLAMFYGGMVSRRVTMNMMMMIFASFCLVGILWVAFGYSMVFGDSLGGLGLVGDPTEYPGLGQLLVAPEGSALPPLALAALHLMFAGLTIGIVAGAAAGRMKFSAWMVFAGVWSTLVYFPVAHWVFAFDSADGSVQGGWLANTIGSIDYAGSTAIHVNSGVAALALAIVLGKRNGFPSQPKAHSLPLTLLGAGLLFVGWIGFDGSALGAADNNAAVAVFNTVAATCAGVIVWLVVEKLRDGHPTTLGACSGAIAALVAITPSCGAVTPLGSLAIGAAAAVVCYFAVSLKVRFGFDDALDVTALHFVGGVVGGLLIGVLAVPLAPSGGEGLLAGGGFLLLGKQALAIVAVFAYTFTITWVLAKVLDKTMGIRVSAETEAQGLDVALHAENAYEISTHEALAPRGHAEPKVPAVVE
- a CDS encoding DedA family protein; the encoded protein is MDVINELILGAVTSPWLYLVMFAAAVIDGFFPPIPSETVLVAAAAVAVSTGGSNLLLLCAVAAVGAAIGDNLAYLIGRGVGTTRFAWMRRPRIAAAFDRAGRTLGRRGAPLILGARYIPVGRVAVNMSAGALRYPWRRFLPLSIIGGVTWAAYSALIGVVAGKLFEDQPFLSSVIGVAVALVLGLVVDRVAAARRRRRERSEAAAGASGAEEAEADDHPVLVLVGE